In Actinoplanes lobatus, the DNA window CTCGGGCACTGCCCGTGCCGGGCCCATCGGCCGATGCTGGGGGCATGGCGACCATCGAGGTACGCGAATTGGTCCGCGCGTACGGGCCGGTGCGAGCCGTCGACGGGATCAGCTTCTCGGTCGGCGACGGGGAGATCTTCGCGCTGCTCGGCCCCAACGGGGCCGGCAAGACCACCACTGTGGAGATTCTGGAGGGTCACCGTACGCGCGACGCCGGCGACGTACGGGTGCTCGGCTTCGATCCGGCGACCGGCGGTTCCGCCTACCGGGCCCGTATCGGCGTAGTGCTGCAGTCGGCCGGTTTCGAGGAGGAGTTCACCGTCCACGAGCTGGTGCGGTTGCAGACCCGGCTGTTCCCGCGCGGCCACGACCCCGGCGAGCTGATCACGCTGGCCGGCCTGGCCGACAAGCGCGACACCAGGGTGAAGCATCTCTCCGGCGGCCAACGCCGCCGCCTGGACCTGGCGCTCGGCCTGGCCGGCGCCCCCGAGTTGCTCTTCCTCGACGAGCCGACCACCGGCTTCGACCCGGCCGCACGGCACCACGCCTGGCAGCTGATCGCCGGCCTGCGCGAGCTCGGCACCACGATCCTGCTGACCACGCACTATCTGGAGGAGGCGCAGCGGCTGGCGGACCGGGTCGCGGTGATGCGTGACGGCCGGCTGATCGCCGAGGGCCCGCCGGAGCGGCTGCGGGCCGGCAGCGATCTGCCCACGGTGATCACCTTCGGCCTGCCACCGGAGACGCCGGCCGACCGCCTACCGGTGCTCAGCGCCCCGCCCTCCATGACCGTGGGCCGGGTGCGGGTGGAGTCTCGTGACCCGTTGGCGGACACGTGGCGGCTCACCGGCTGGGCCCGCGACCGCGGCCTCGACCTGCCCGATCTGACGGTGGCCCCGCCGACGCTGGAGGAGGTCTACCTGGCGTTGACCGAGGGGGCGGCCCGATGACCGCGCTCCGGGCGCTGACCAGGCACGCCCTGCTCGGCTTCGCCCGCAACCCGGTCGCCGCGTTCTTCACCATCGGCTTCCCGGTCGCCTTCCTGATCATCGTGGCAAGCATCGTCGGCGACCAGGACGCAGGCAGGGTTCCGGTCGCCCAGTACCTGGTGCCGCCGTTCGCCGTCTTCGGCGTGGCGCAGGCGTCGTTCGTGCTGCTCGCCGTCGACACGGCCGGCATGCGCGACAGCGGAGTGCTGCAACGGCTGCGGGCCGCGCCGGTGCCGCCGTGGATCGTGCTCGGGTCCCGCATCGCCGCGTCGACGGTGATCTCCGCGGGCGGAGTGGCGCTGCTGACCGCGGTGGGTGTGCTCGGGTACGACGTGGTGATCGTCTGGCACAAGACACCGGCGCTGCTGGTGACCCTGCTGCTCGGCATCGCCTGCTGCGCCGCGCTGGGGCTGGCACTGGCGGCGCTGGCCCGTACCGTCCTGATCGCGCAGACCCTGGCGCAGGGGCTGCTGATCACACTGGCGTTCATCTCGGACGTGTTCATCGTCGGCGCCGATCTGCCGCGCTGGCTGGACGTGATCGGCTCGGTACTGCCACTCAAGCATTTCGCCCGGGCCATGGCCGAGGCGTTCCATCCGGGCACCGGGTCCGGCTTCTCCCCCACACATCTGGCCGTGCTCGCCGTGTGGACGGCCGCCGGGATCGTGGTGGCGCGGGCCGGTTTCTCCTGGCAGCCGCGCAGTGCCCGGGCCGCGATCACGGCCGGCACGACACCGCCCGTCCCGGCTCAGCTGTCGGCGCCCACGGCCGCGGACCGGCGTTCGCCGCTGGGCGTACAGATCGGATATGCCCTTCTCGGGCTGCGCCGCGAGATGATGGCGGTCTTCTCCTCCGTGGTGTTCCCGGCGCTGCTGCTGGCACTGTTCCCGACCGTGTTCGGCGACCAGCCGGTGCACGGCCTGCCGATGGCCCAATATCTGTACGCCGGGATGATCGCCTACACGGCGGCGGTCGCGGCGTTCGTGGACATGCCCGAGTCGGTGGTGGGAGCCCGCGCCGCCGGGGTCCTCAAACGGCTGCGTGGCACCCCACTGCCGTTCCGCTGGTACTTCGCCGGGCGGGTGTCGGCCGCGCTGCTGGTCTCGCTGCTGGCCGCCGCCGTGCTCACGGTCGTCGGCGCCGGTTTCCTGGACGTACGCCTGGACGCCGCACGCCTGCCGGCACTGCTGCTGGCCGTCGTCGCCGGATCACTGTGCTTCGCGGCGCTCGGTCTCGCGGTCGCCGCCCTGCTGCCGTCGGCGCGCTCGGTCGTCCCGGTCACGCTCGGCACGCTGCTGCCGCTCTGCTTCATTTCGGAGATCTTCGTGGTCGGGAACGTGCCGCTGCCCGGCTGGCTGACCACGGTCGCCAACGTGTTCCCGCTGCGGCATCTGCTCCAGGCGGTGCTCGCCGCCACCGACCCGGCCGTCAGCGGTGCCGGCTTCGCCGTGGCCCACCTCGCCGTCCTGGCCGTGTGGACGGCGCTCGCCCTGGCCGTCATCCGGTGGCGCGGCCTGAGCACCGACGGCGGGGCGACGCAGTTGGTGGTGCGAGAGCCGGCAAAAGCCACCTGATGGCGCAGCGCGTTGACGTCGCCGGAGGCACTCGCGCCATCTGCGGACGCGGCCGCGGCGGGCGGGACCGAAGGCCCTTTCCCCGCGCGTAAGCCCGTTCCAGGCTGGCGAAAAGACATCGAAGGGGGCAACTCGCATGAGTGGGGACATCGTGACCCTCCGGGTGGAGGAGGACTTCCTGCTGCTCGACCCGGCACACGGGTGGCCGACCCAGGCCGCCCCGGCGCTGCTCGACAGCCTGCGCGGTTTGCCCGGTCCGCACGCCGACCTGATGCGCTACCAGATCAGCGCCACCACTCCGGAGTGCTCCAACGCCGCCGGGCTGAGCCGGGAACTGCATCGGGCGCGGGACCTGCTCGCCACCGGCGCACACGGACTGGGCTGCGAACTGGTCGCCTCCGGCACAGCACCGTACGGGGCACACGGGCTGTCCACGATCAGCGACCTTCCCCGCTACCGGGCGCTGGCGCTGCGCTACCCCGCCCTGGCCGCCCGGTCCGGCGTCTGCGGCTGCCGGGTCCACGTCACTGTGCCGTCCCGGGACCTCGGCGCCCGTGTCCTCGGCCGGCTCCGCCCGTGGCTGGCCACCCTGCTCGCGATCAGCGCCAACTCGCCGATAGCCGGCGGCCGCGACACCGGCTGGGCCAGCACCCGCTACGAGGCCCTGG includes these proteins:
- a CDS encoding ABC transporter ATP-binding protein, whose amino-acid sequence is MATIEVRELVRAYGPVRAVDGISFSVGDGEIFALLGPNGAGKTTTVEILEGHRTRDAGDVRVLGFDPATGGSAYRARIGVVLQSAGFEEEFTVHELVRLQTRLFPRGHDPGELITLAGLADKRDTRVKHLSGGQRRRLDLALGLAGAPELLFLDEPTTGFDPAARHHAWQLIAGLRELGTTILLTTHYLEEAQRLADRVAVMRDGRLIAEGPPERLRAGSDLPTVITFGLPPETPADRLPVLSAPPSMTVGRVRVESRDPLADTWRLTGWARDRGLDLPDLTVAPPTLEEVYLALTEGAAR
- a CDS encoding ABC transporter permease, with product MTALRALTRHALLGFARNPVAAFFTIGFPVAFLIIVASIVGDQDAGRVPVAQYLVPPFAVFGVAQASFVLLAVDTAGMRDSGVLQRLRAAPVPPWIVLGSRIAASTVISAGGVALLTAVGVLGYDVVIVWHKTPALLVTLLLGIACCAALGLALAALARTVLIAQTLAQGLLITLAFISDVFIVGADLPRWLDVIGSVLPLKHFARAMAEAFHPGTGSGFSPTHLAVLAVWTAAGIVVARAGFSWQPRSARAAITAGTTPPVPAQLSAPTAADRRSPLGVQIGYALLGLRREMMAVFSSVVFPALLLALFPTVFGDQPVHGLPMAQYLYAGMIAYTAAVAAFVDMPESVVGARAAGVLKRLRGTPLPFRWYFAGRVSAALLVSLLAAAVLTVVGAGFLDVRLDAARLPALLLAVVAGSLCFAALGLAVAALLPSARSVVPVTLGTLLPLCFISEIFVVGNVPLPGWLTTVANVFPLRHLLQAVLAATDPAVSGAGFAVAHLAVLAVWTALALAVIRWRGLSTDGGATQLVVREPAKAT